The genomic segment TTCGGCGATCGGCGCGGTCAGTCCGTTGAACATCAGGTGATAGCCGCCGGGCTTCAGGTCCACCGTCGCGCCGGGCGCGATTTCGAGGCCCTTCGGCAATTGCCGCATGCGCATCATGCCATTGTCCATGGACATTTCATGCACTTCGACCTTGGCTGCATTGGGGAAGGTGCCGCCAATCAGCCGGTCGGGCTCGGTGCCAGTGTTGGTGATGCTGAGATAACCGCCGCCGACCGGCGCACCCTTTGGCGTGGCGCGTGTCCAAGGCGTCGAGACCTTGATCTTGCCGATCGTATATTCGCTCGGCGCCGGCGCCGTGGCGGTGGCCACGACACGCACCACAGGCGCACCTGCGGCCACGCGTTCCGAACCTGTGGGAATGTCGGTCCAGTTCGCCGTGCCCTTCTCGCATTCTTGCACGGTGGGGAAATACAGCTTCGTGCCGTCTTGGAGGTCCTTGGAGATCGTGCCGATAAAGATGAACTCGTCATAATTGTCGTCGGGCAGCTTGCCGCTCCAGACGATTTCCTTGACGCCTTCGGCTACGGGCGTGCCGTGATCCTGATAGGTCTTGGCGTAGGCGGCTTTCACGGTTGAGAGCTCCCAGCCGGCCTTCGGCATGGGCTTTACCGAATAGATGCCTTCGGGAATGCGGACACGGACTTTCAGCGTGGCGGTGCCTTCGCAGCCGTGCGGCACGCGCAGAACGCCACGATAGGTGGCGCCGGCCTTGCCCTCGCCTTGTTGCAGGGTGGCATGGGCTTGCGCCAGGCCGGTGAAAGCGAGCGTGCAGAGTGCGGCCAGTGCCGCTTTGGTGGGATACGTGGTCATCGATCGATCCTTGCAATGGAAACTATCCGCTGACGCGGACTTTGGGTGTTTCAGGCGATGGGATCGATCATTGGGGGCCCGCGCACGGGGGCGCCTTCGCGGCCGCCTGGTGCGGGGAAGAGAAGCGAGGCATGGACGCCCGTCTGTTCATCGAACGAGGCAGAGCGCTGTGGCGGCTGATAGGCCGGCGCATGGGGCGTCGATGCGACGAAGTGGAAACAGGAGACCGGGCAGAGCGACGAGCCGTCATG from the Beijerinckia sp. 28-YEA-48 genome contains:
- a CDS encoding DUF1775 domain-containing protein — translated: MTTYPTKAALAALCTLAFTGLAQAHATLQQGEGKAGATYRGVLRVPHGCEGTATLKVRVRIPEGIYSVKPMPKAGWELSTVKAAYAKTYQDHGTPVAEGVKEIVWSGKLPDDNYDEFIFIGTISKDLQDGTKLYFPTVQECEKGTANWTDIPTGSERVAAGAPVVRVVATATAPAPSEYTIGKIKVSTPWTRATPKGAPVGGGYLSITNTGTEPDRLIGGTFPNAAKVEVHEMSMDNGMMRMRQLPKGLEIAPGATVDLKPGGYHLMFNGLTAPIAEGKPVSGTLIFEKAGTLNLNWAVSPIGAPSAPASGGGGEEGHHHH